One segment of Neobacillus endophyticus DNA contains the following:
- a CDS encoding FAD-dependent oxidoreductase, whose translation MHILIVGGGMGGLCLAQGLKKRGISCSVFEREASPAARGQGYRLNINDYGGFGLQECLPGTLYSLYLATSAVSYNSKVAKFDSALHPIGSVDFGKPGQDLTNSHSAVNRLTLRQILLAGLEGIVQFSRTLIDVEQEGDRVKAIFSDGTVEEGDLLIAADGIRSVVRRRLLPDTEPESMKLVSIYGKIPLNPVLLKQIPDAIYNAINTILGPERTTLIMAFYQSRMPQQEAAAKFAPSVQLDPVDDYLLWGLIAPDDRFPLDLMRLPPEELLQLSIGRINGWSADLIELLSRTDQSSLFALPMHTSHLVPDWQTSRITLMGDAIHAMNPAGGSGASTAFLDAALLSMLLESVSKGEVELIPAIRKYEQTMREYAYPTMESSYQNARKIFLRESEKGEKENESNIE comes from the coding sequence GTGCATATACTGATCGTCGGCGGAGGAATGGGTGGGCTTTGCTTGGCCCAAGGTTTAAAGAAACGTGGGATATCTTGTTCCGTGTTTGAACGGGAGGCCTCTCCTGCCGCCCGGGGCCAAGGGTACCGGTTGAACATCAATGACTACGGAGGGTTCGGACTGCAAGAGTGTCTGCCGGGAACGTTATATTCGCTCTATCTGGCCACTTCGGCCGTCTCATATAATTCCAAGGTCGCGAAGTTTGATTCAGCTCTTCACCCGATCGGATCGGTTGACTTCGGGAAACCGGGCCAAGATTTGACCAATTCGCACAGCGCCGTCAACAGGTTGACCCTGCGCCAGATTTTGCTGGCTGGTTTGGAGGGTATCGTTCAATTCTCGCGCACATTGATCGATGTCGAACAAGAGGGGGATCGGGTCAAAGCAATCTTTTCCGACGGAACGGTCGAAGAAGGTGATCTATTGATCGCTGCGGACGGCATTCGCTCTGTCGTGCGAAGAAGGTTACTGCCCGATACGGAGCCGGAGTCTATGAAGCTGGTTTCCATCTATGGGAAAATTCCGCTGAATCCGGTTCTTCTCAAGCAAATCCCCGACGCGATATATAACGCTATTAATACGATCCTGGGCCCGGAACGCACCACATTGATTATGGCATTCTATCAGTCGCGTATGCCGCAACAAGAAGCGGCCGCCAAGTTCGCTCCGAGCGTCCAGTTGGATCCTGTCGACGATTACTTACTATGGGGACTGATCGCTCCTGATGACCGGTTTCCGCTAGACCTCATGCGACTCCCACCGGAAGAACTGCTCCAATTGAGCATAGGCCGTATCAACGGATGGTCTGCGGATCTGATCGAGCTTCTAAGCAGGACAGATCAGAGTTCCCTGTTCGCATTGCCTATGCACACCTCGCATCTGGTTCCCGATTGGCAGACTTCCCGCATAACGTTGATGGGCGATGCCATTCATGCGATGAATCCTGCCGGCGGCTCCGGCGCGAGTACGGCTTTCCTGGACGCAGCGTTGCTTTCGATGCTGCTGGAATCAGTCAGCAAAGGCGAGGTGGAATTGATTCCTGCGATTCGCAAATACGAACAGACCATGCGAGAGTATGCTTACCCTACGATGGAGTCTTCCTACCAAAATGCGAGAAAAATTTTTTTGAGGGAATCCGAAAAAGGAGAAAAGGAAAATGAATCAAACATCGAATAA
- the ltrA gene encoding group II intron reverse transcriptase/maturase, with translation MADNGTTTKIHSLIDKVYHPTNLLMAWEKVKENKGSGGIDNISISDFEKVQYKELDLLHQRLKNDSYKPLPVRRVNIPKRNKPNEKRPLGIPAIRDRVCQQALRNRLEPIFEPTFNDCSFGYRSGKSTHQAMRKIYREIINGCEWVLDADLRDFFGNVQHELLINKIAEKVSDGRVLRLIRQMLEAGYMEKGKKHATTQGTPQGGVISPLFSNIYLDSFDHEMVDKGYRLTRFADDWVVLCKTRNEAVKALNDARQILSKIGLTLHPEKTRITHIKWGFEFLGYKIKQGKGLKLPRHKIKKQPNIINIYAIPTEKSVKRFMDTIRSRTKRRIPLSLFELIESINPVIRGWGNYYRKAHVRKLFNKLQRWIVRRIWSHRFKRWRNMGWKKLHESKLYSAYKLVNLTSLIPDLESKVASKG, from the coding sequence ATGGCGGATAATGGTACAACAACTAAGATTCATTCCTTAATAGATAAGGTTTACCACCCAACAAATCTATTGATGGCTTGGGAAAAAGTTAAGGAAAACAAAGGTAGCGGAGGAATCGACAATATCAGTATTAGTGATTTTGAAAAGGTACAGTATAAAGAATTAGACTTACTGCACCAAAGACTGAAAAATGATTCATATAAACCATTACCAGTCAGGAGAGTTAACATTCCTAAAAGGAATAAACCAAACGAGAAGAGACCTCTTGGAATTCCCGCAATTCGGGACAGAGTTTGTCAACAGGCTTTAAGGAATCGTCTTGAGCCAATATTTGAACCAACTTTTAATGACTGTAGTTTTGGATATAGGTCAGGAAAGTCTACCCATCAAGCTATGAGGAAGATATATCGTGAGATTATCAATGGTTGCGAATGGGTCCTAGATGCAGATTTGAGAGATTTCTTTGGGAATGTTCAACATGAATTGTTAATAAATAAAATTGCGGAAAAGGTAAGTGATGGACGAGTCTTACGACTCATTAGGCAAATGCTTGAAGCGGGCTATATGGAAAAGGGAAAGAAACATGCGACCACTCAAGGCACGCCGCAAGGTGGGGTAATCAGTCCGCTATTCAGTAACATCTATCTTGATTCATTTGACCATGAAATGGTTGATAAAGGGTATCGACTTACAAGATTTGCTGATGATTGGGTAGTACTCTGTAAAACAAGAAATGAAGCAGTGAAGGCATTAAATGATGCAAGGCAAATACTATCTAAAATTGGCTTAACTCTCCACCCTGAGAAAACCAGAATTACACATATTAAATGGGGATTTGAATTTTTAGGATATAAGATTAAACAGGGAAAAGGACTTAAACTTCCTCGCCATAAAATCAAAAAGCAACCTAACATCATAAACATCTATGCAATTCCTACTGAGAAGTCAGTAAAGCGATTCATGGACACTATACGTAGCCGTACAAAACGAAGAATCCCATTAAGCTTATTTGAATTAATAGAAAGTATCAATCCTGTTATCAGAGGATGGGGTAACTACTATCGAAAAGCTCACGTTAGAAAACTCTTCAATAAACTCCAACGCTGGATTGTAAGAAGAATATGGAGCCATCGATTTAAAAGATGGCGAAACATGGGTTGGAAGAAACTTCACGAATCCAAACTCTATTCGGCTTACAAACTTGTAAACCTTACTTCATTAATTCCAGATTTAGAATCTAAAGTTGCATCTAAAGGATGA
- a CDS encoding GNAT family N-acetyltransferase, with the protein MIHNIEELSLNAWPALQTMTYDGWLIRFSNGYTKRANSVNPIYKSTEDLDKKIHYCENIFDARNLKSVFKMTESVYPETLDIVLEGHGYIAVDHTSVQLLSLSKLKEPSIHTVKLDAKLNDEWLNQFCKLNNQNEINKATMKQMLSLILPKTCFISLYDNDTLVACGLGVLERGYLGIFDIITDFHYRNRGFGEQLILNLLKWGKENGAEYAYLQVMLNNEPALKLYSKLGFKERYQYWYRVKE; encoded by the coding sequence GTGATTCATAATATTGAAGAGTTATCGCTTAACGCCTGGCCTGCATTACAGACAATGACTTACGACGGTTGGTTGATAAGATTCTCAAATGGTTATACAAAGCGTGCCAATTCGGTTAATCCGATTTATAAGTCAACGGAGGACTTAGATAAGAAAATTCATTACTGCGAGAATATATTTGACGCACGAAACTTGAAATCCGTTTTTAAAATGACTGAGTCTGTATATCCAGAAACGTTGGACATAGTTCTAGAAGGTCATGGCTACATTGCAGTTGACCATACAAGCGTTCAATTATTGTCCTTATCGAAGTTAAAAGAGCCATCAATACATACGGTTAAATTGGACGCGAAATTAAATGACGAATGGCTAAATCAGTTCTGTAAACTCAACAATCAAAACGAAATAAATAAAGCAACTATGAAGCAAATGCTTTCATTGATTCTTCCAAAAACATGCTTCATTTCACTTTATGATAATGATACTCTTGTTGCATGTGGGTTAGGGGTTTTAGAGAGAGGTTACTTGGGAATTTTCGACATAATTACGGATTTCCACTATAGAAATCGTGGGTTTGGAGAGCAGTTAATATTGAACTTACTGAAATGGGGAAAAGAAAATGGTGCAGAATATGCTTATCTTCAAGTGATGCTAAACAACGAACCTGCTTTAAAACTCTATTCAAAATTAGGGTTTAAAGAAAGATATCAGTACTGGTACCGTGTAAAAGAGTAA
- the mce gene encoding methylmalonyl-CoA epimerase, which produces MIVDHIGIAVRKIEDALPLYIDILGGKLEDRYTSEVPGVEVHVAVIKMADKTIELLEPTNDKSPIATFIKLRGKGVHHVAYRVDDLDSAIHESRQKGIRFLEETLRVNSRGRRLIYMNPASTNGTIIELCDYPFKK; this is translated from the coding sequence ATGATAGTTGACCATATTGGAATTGCCGTTAGAAAAATCGAAGATGCTTTACCCTTGTACATCGACATATTGGGTGGGAAATTAGAGGACCGGTATACAAGCGAAGTACCTGGAGTTGAAGTTCATGTGGCGGTGATAAAAATGGCGGATAAAACGATTGAATTATTGGAACCTACAAATGATAAGTCTCCAATTGCTACTTTTATTAAACTTAGGGGAAAAGGAGTTCACCATGTTGCTTATCGTGTTGACGATTTAGATAGTGCAATACATGAATCACGTCAGAAAGGTATTCGATTTTTAGAAGAGACCCTTCGTGTCAACAGTAGAGGCAGACGTCTAATTTACATGAACCCCGCATCAACAAATGGAACAATTATTGAACTTTGTGATTACCCTTTTAAAAAATAA
- a CDS encoding GNAT family N-acetyltransferase yields the protein MIIDFLSNHPDKITEVSEMIFKEFVVNTSSCMKFEDVVIHFSNTKENAFPITLVALVDEECLGTVSIFENDLKIRDMYKPWLASLYTKPEYRGKRVGQELVANTIDVVKKLGFNELYLRTEDASDYYRNRGWTYLETVSDDKYEKIDIFKINFLKFKLTTCENCT from the coding sequence ATGATTATTGATTTTTTATCAAACCATCCCGATAAAATAACCGAAGTTTCTGAAATGATTTTTAAGGAATTTGTAGTAAATACAAGTAGTTGTATGAAATTTGAAGATGTTGTTATACACTTTTCAAATACAAAGGAAAATGCATTTCCGATAACACTGGTTGCATTAGTGGACGAAGAATGTTTAGGAACTGTATCAATCTTTGAAAATGATTTAAAGATAAGAGATATGTATAAACCTTGGCTTGCATCTCTATACACGAAACCTGAGTATCGTGGTAAAAGAGTAGGACAAGAGTTAGTAGCCAACACCATAGATGTTGTCAAAAAACTAGGATTTAATGAACTGTATTTAAGAACAGAAGATGCATCTGACTATTATAGAAATAGGGGATGGACTTATCTTGAAACTGTTTCTGATGATAAATACGAAAAAATTGATATATTTAAAATAAATTTTTTGAAATTTAAACTAACTACTTGTGAAAATTGTACTTAA
- a CDS encoding nuclear transport factor 2 family protein: MVNNAQLVLANYYNALGSKQIDRLIEIVHDEAKFIILKKEPSDKIPLYGTYEGKEGVKKYLNILAEEYQIDMFVINKIIGDQDTAFAWGSFRIKVRVTGKTFESDWAVVCEIEKEKIKFFQFFEDTAALEEAFDLT; the protein is encoded by the coding sequence ATGGTGAATAATGCCCAACTGGTTTTAGCAAATTATTATAATGCATTAGGTAGTAAACAAATTGATAGATTGATTGAAATAGTTCACGATGAAGCGAAATTTATTATTCTTAAAAAAGAGCCATCTGATAAAATCCCTTTATATGGTACATACGAAGGTAAAGAGGGAGTAAAAAAATATTTAAATATTTTAGCGGAAGAATATCAAATAGATATGTTTGTCATTAATAAAATAATTGGTGATCAAGATACAGCATTTGCATGGGGAAGTTTTCGAATCAAAGTCCGAGTAACTGGAAAAACTTTTGAGAGTGATTGGGCAGTGGTTTGTGAAATTGAAAAAGAGAAGATTAAGTTTTTTCAATTCTTTGAAGATACAGCTGCATTAGAAGAAGCATTTGATTTAACTTAA
- a CDS encoding VC0807 family protein, with the protein MNQTSNKSHIKKMSKFRGILPLLVDLIAPGVAYFLLHQLGLNDVVALTVSGVAAGLTTALQTARNRKLDGIGLLIVLEIALSIVLMIWTNDPRILLIKPSFYIGAAAIYAWTTCFVGRPLSYETAKPVATKGDPIRMAAYERAWERSGPFRRGERIMTAGWGGFMALEGVLRIVVVFRISEEEIGKSLIVSQLPAIIVLVLAVLFTKRCLTPLKKIVTDYCLEIVREQNH; encoded by the coding sequence ATGAATCAAACATCGAATAAGTCTCATATTAAGAAAATGAGTAAATTCCGGGGAATACTTCCACTCCTTGTCGATCTCATCGCGCCCGGAGTCGCCTATTTTCTGCTTCATCAGCTCGGACTGAATGACGTCGTCGCCTTGACGGTCAGCGGGGTGGCTGCGGGTTTAACCACGGCCCTCCAGACTGCGCGCAATCGTAAGCTCGACGGGATCGGCTTGCTGATCGTGCTCGAGATCGCATTGTCTATCGTACTGATGATCTGGACGAACGATCCGCGGATCCTCTTGATCAAGCCGTCCTTTTACATCGGTGCCGCTGCTATCTATGCATGGACGACGTGCTTCGTCGGCCGTCCATTATCGTATGAAACCGCCAAACCCGTCGCGACTAAGGGCGACCCGATTCGCATGGCAGCGTACGAACGTGCGTGGGAACGGTCCGGGCCTTTTCGTCGCGGAGAGCGGATCATGACCGCCGGATGGGGGGGCTTCATGGCGCTGGAAGGGGTATTGCGCATCGTCGTCGTATTTCGGATCTCGGAAGAGGAAATCGGGAAGTCCCTGATCGTTTCCCAGTTGCCTGCCATCATAGTCCTTGTCCTTGCCGTCTTATTTACGAAGCGATGCTTGACTCCACTTAAGAAGATCGTAACTGACTATTGTCTTGAAATCGTACGGGAACAAAATCATTAA